In Nicotiana tabacum cultivar K326 chromosome 11, ASM71507v2, whole genome shotgun sequence, a single window of DNA contains:
- the LOC142165872 gene encoding replication protein A 70 kDa DNA-binding subunit B-like, with protein MATGVELSKQCLPISKVPKYSSDWVIKVFVVRRSKVIPYKNQRNGGVFKTRILVDEEGTKIQATLFNKHVEKWKDFFEPNRSYFIINGRLDRVNPNYFSTFPPNNSQIAFCSWKRRLTDDTIFDVVAILVTVKPLIGEGRSRRREIIVTNERSDLTSITLWGDFAENDGELLEKMKYDKPILGFCDVRVSIYKGNFGISSIPVSSVLINPTIQKATELRNWRDSMKAENKDIALIPTKTMKSAKEVKLVDIMDGVLADAHEIYYKFKVKITDIINKDEPWYSSCKKYFKRVDVIKDTATCGNCNIENVDYESRYCLRIEVYAGERRVRVILFDAAEYLFGCDVKEYIQSISTKEANLSEEIVAKIRKIMDENPYAQFFSQLKDQPTFQNLQVRIAATAFLDQRVYNKPTVDQVAAIWIDGNNPNIHLKEIFWSMNIQATNIELDITMVIMTPCNILYFFLIVAVPQMKVPVPAQMHKHLYLQVRCLPMKNKIIFLN; from the exons ATGGCGACTGGAGTAGAATTATCTAAACAATGCTTACCTATTAGCAAGGTACCAAAATACTCCTCCGATTGGGTTATAAAAGTCTTTGTTGTTCGAAGGAGTAAAGTAATTCCATACAAAAACCAAAGGAACGGAGGTGTTTTCAAAACTCGTATACTAGTTGATGAAGAG GGGACAAAGATCCAAGCAACACTTTTTAATAAGCATGTAGAGAAATGGAAAGACTTCTTTGAACCAAATAGGAGTTACTTCATTATAAATGGTCGCCTAGATCGTGTCAACCCAAACTACTTCTCG ACATTTCCACCCAACAATTCTCAAATAGCTTTTTGTTCTTGGAAGAGGCGGTTAACTGACGACACTATCTTTG ATGTAGTTGCCATTTTAGTTACAGTGAAACCACTTATTGGAGAAGGTCGTAGCAGGAGAAGAGAGATAATAGTTACAAATGAAAG GTCTGATCTTACATCTATCACTTTATGGGGAGATTTTGCTGAAAATGATGGTGAACTTCTTGAAAAGATGAAATACGATAAACCAATCCTTGGCTTTTGCGATGTTAGAGTCTCAATTTACAAAG GAAATTTTGGAATATCAAGTATTCCTGTCAGCAGTGTGCTAATCAATCCAACAATCCAAAAGGCAACAGAACTCCGAAATTG GCGTGATTCCATGAAGGcggaaaataaagatattgcaTTAATACCAACTAAGACAATGAAAAGTGCCAAAGAAGTGAAGTTAGTTGATATTATGGATGGCGTACTTGCAGATGCACAT GAAATATATTACAAGTTCAAAGTAAAAATTACAGACATTATAAATAAAGATGAGCCATGGTATTCTTCAtgcaaaaaatatttcaagagagTTGATGTTATAAAAGATACTGCAACTTGTGGTAACTGTAACATAGAAAATGTTGATTATGAAAGCAG ATATTGTTTAAGAATTGAAGTTTATGCTGGAGAACGACGTGTTCGAGTTATACTTTTTGACGCTGCAGAATATTTGTTTGGTTGTGATGTCAAGGAGTATATTCAATCAATCTCTACGAAG GAAGCAAACTTATCGGAGGAAATCGTGGCAAAAATCAGGAAAATAATGGATGAAAATCCATATGCACAATTCTTTTCCCAGCTAAAAGATCAACCGACATTTCAAAATTTACAAGTTCGAATAGCAGCGACTGCTTTTTTAGATCAACGGGTGTACAACAAACCGACAGTAGATCAAGTTGCAGCAATTTGGATAGACGGAAACAATCCTAATATCCATTTGAAAGAGATATTTTGGTCCATGAACATTCAGGCAACAAACATCGAGTTAGACATTACTATGGTTATTATGACCCCCTGCAATATCCTTTACTTTTTCCTAATAGTTGCAGTACCACAAATGAAAGTGCCAGTTCCAGCACAAATGCACAAACATTTGTATCTGCAAGTGAGGTGTTTGCCAATGAAGAACAAGATAATATTTTTGAATTAG
- the LOC107768197 gene encoding uncharacterized protein LOC107768197 has translation MAGECRGEKVVQRVLLPTSFIGGPRDMRRHYMDAMTLVQYFGRPDIFITMTCNTEWVEIQEELCEGQLPQDRPDLVTRVFRAKLQDLKDQIFNKEIFGPIAAHVFVIEFQKRGLPHIHLLVILKEGHKITTPDQYDRFIYAELPDKDKQPHLNELVIRPMMHGPCGENRRTSPCMKDDQCKFHYPRPFSNKSIQGKDGYPIYRRRNDGKTVNVRGMNMNNQWVVPYNPYLLMRHNCNINVEVCSGVKGIKYLYKYIYKGHDGCAVYIESDDGEKIVDEIRNFQDARWVSLPEALWRIYEFNLSEMQPPVIKLQLHLPVNQAMYYWKKQNLRNVMASDTVKHTMLTEYFRMCSIDDDARNYLYREFLEHYVWNPQPKIWTKRKTRSVIGRIAIANPREGERYYERLLLNHVRGPFSFEDLLTVNGKKCETFKEAAKQGGLLESDNSISECLREAVFFKMPSALRSLFATILVHCNPTDIRNLWETYYDDMSEDFRRMHRNSPATQLQCTLKSVNYYLESMGKSVEKYDLPKINQQSCQKITSECRETIEETSMKVPVEDYEAQSKLNHEQTQTFKTILHSVDSGTIRLFFVDGPVELEKHSYIVHY, from the exons ATGGCAGGAGAATGTAGAGGAGAAAAAGTTGTTCAAAGGGTATTACTTCCAACATCATTCATTGGGGGTCCTAGGGATATGCGGCGACACTACATGGATGCTATGACTCTGGTTCAATATTTTGGAAGACCAGATATATTTATTACGATGACATGTAACACTGAATGGGTAGAGATTCAAGAAGAGTTGTGCGAAGGTCAACTCCCTCAAGATAGACCAGATTTAGTGACTAGAGTTTTTAGAGCAAAGTTGCAAGACCTTAAAGACCAaattttcaataaagaaatatttGGCCCTATTGCAGCACATGTTTTTGTCATTGAATTCCAAAAGAGAGGCTTACCTCATATACACCTTTTGGTCATACTTAAAGAAGGTCACAAGATAACAACACCAGACCAGTATGATAGATTTATTTATGCAGAATTGCCTGACAAGGACAAACAGCCGCACCTGAATGAATTAGTTATAAGGCCTATGATGCATGGACCTTGCGGTGAAAATCGGCGCACAAGCCCATGCATGAAGGATGATCAATGTAAATTCCATTATCCACGACCATTCAGTAACAAATCAATACAAGGAAAAGATGGATATCCTATTTATAGGAGAAGAAATGATGGAAAAACAGTAAATGTTCGTGGAATGAATATGAATAACCAATGGGTTGTGCCTTATAATCCATATTTGTTGATGAGACATAATTGCAATATCAATGTAGAAGTTTGCTCAGGagtaaaaggaataaaatatctctacaaatatatatataaagggcATGATGGGTGTGCAGTTTATATTGAGTCGGATGATGGCGAAAAAATAGTTGATGAAATTAGAAATTTCCAAGATGCACGATGGGTCTCTCTGCCAGAAGCACTATGGAGAATTTATGAATTTAATCTAAGTGAAATGCAACCTCCGGTTATTAAACTTCAACTACATCTACCCGTCAATCAAGCAA TGTACTATTGGAAGAAGCAAAATCTCAGAAATGTGATGGCCTCAGACACTGTAAAGCATACTATGCTCACCGAGTATTTCAGGATGTGCTCAATAGACGATGATGCACGAAATTATCTTTACAGAGAATTTCTAGAGCATTATGTTTGGAATCCGCAGCCcaaaatttggacaaaaagaaAAACACGATCTGTGATTGGTCGGATTGCTATTG cTAATCCCCGAGAAGGTGAAAGATATTACGAGAGATTATTACTGAATCATGTTAGAGGTCCattttcatttgaagatttgcTAACTGTTAATGGAAAAAAATGTGAAACATTCAAAGAAGCTGCCAAACAAGGAGGATTATTAGAATCAGATAATAGCATTTCTGAATGTTTACGCGAGGCTGTCTTTTTCAAAATGCCATCAGCTCTTCGAAGTTTATTTGCAACAATTTTAGTTCATTGCAATCCAACGGATATTAGAAATCTATGGGAAACATACTACGATGATATGTCAGAAGACTTTCGAAGGATGCATAGAAATTCACCTGCTACTCAACTCCAATGTACACTAAAAAGTGTTAATTATTATCTGGAGAGTATGGGTAAAAGTGTTGAAAAATATGATTTACCAAAAATCAACCAACAGTCATGCCAAAAAATCACTTCAGAATGTAGAGAAACAATTGAAGAAACGTCTATGAAAGTACCTGTGGAAGATTATGAGGCACAATCAAAGTTGAATCATGAACAAACACAAACTTTCAAGACCATATTACATAGTGTAGACTCTGGAACAATAAGATTATTTTTTGTAGATGGACCTGTGGAACTGGAAAAACATTCTTATATTGTGCATTACTAA